The Crateriforma spongiae DNA window GCGTTTCGTGCGTGTCTTGTCCGCGGGCGCCGCCCAGCAGGGGCATGTCGAAGATGCTTTACGATTGGCGACGGCGAACTTGGATTTGGTTTCTCCGGTGCCCAACGAATTGACCGACGCTTGCACCTGGGCGCTCGAACATCATCTGGATCCATTGGTTTTTGAATTGCACCGGATGCATCCCAGTCTGTTCGACAAAGATCCGGTTTTACTTTATGGCGTGGCCGAAGCGCACACCAAGCTGGGCAATGATTCGCTGGCCGAAAAATTCGCGGCGGCGGCTTTGGATACCAACCCAATACCAACGGATGAATCGGAGCGAGATGAGCTGGGGGCTCAGGAGGTCAAGACCCGCGCCGCCAGACACCTGAAGGTTGCCACGGATTTGCGGGACCGAGGGTTCTTTCGCTGGGCTGAGCGAGAGTTCAGTTTCGTGATCGACCGCTTTGAAATCGAATCGATCGAAGGCGCGATGGCTCGAAAACTGCTGGGCGAAATGCACTCGGATTTGTTCCAGCATGCACAGGTGATCGACGTCTTGGAACCGCTGATCCAGCGGCTTGCTATCGATGGTGAATTGAAACAACGGATGGACGTCCGTGACATTTCATTGGTCGATATGCGTGCTTTGGCCGCCTACCACCGCGGGTTGTTGGCGAAAGAGCGTGGCGATTCGGAAGCCGCACGTGCCGCGTTCGAAGTTGCTTTTCAAGAAGGTTATCGGCAACGCATCGACGCGTTGATCGCGATGTACCACTTGGACGGTGACGACGATTATCGACGCAGTGTGCGTCAGATGCTGGCTCGCGAAACGCTGGGCCATGAACGCAAAATCGCCGACGCCGATCGTGGCGGCAAAGGCCGATTCATGTTGCGAAAGAACGATGATTTGCTGGCCCAGGCACTGAATGACTATGCGTGGTTGGTCAGCAACACGACCGGTGATTTTGACAAGGCACTGCGTTGCAGCCAGCGATCCATCGAATTGATGGGCCAGCGCGCGACGCTGATGGACACCCTGGCCCGATGCCATTTTGCCCTGGGGGAACTGGACGCTGCGGTGCAGTGGCAGCGCCGGGCCGTGGCCGCCCAGCCACACTTTCCGCCGCTGAAGCGTCAGTTGGATGAATTCGAATCTGCTTTGAAAGATTCGCAGGCAGCCGATTCACCATCGCCCGAATCCCCCGCCACGCCGTAGCGTGGCAGCATGGTTGGTCATCGCGGTTCTAGACCAACCGCCGGCGTATCAGCGTTTGCGAGATTCGTAGGGCCCGGGGAAATCCTGGGGGATTTCGGTCAGCGTCACGTCACCGGTCGCGGCCCATTCGGTGCCGCGCAGCATCGTGGTGATGAAGCCGGTGCAGGCAAATGATTTGTCGTCATGGCCCATCGGCGTGTGAAAGACTCGGCCGTCGCCATAGTGGATCGTCATGATCATCGGTTCGTGACGGCCCGTTCCACGGTATTTGGGGTCCGCGTAGGCCGTCGCCAAGATGTGCATGTTTTCCGCCGGTCCACGCAGCTTTTGATACAGCTCGTCCTGCACGTGCAACCACGCCCGCGGCATTCCTCGCGTGATCGGGTGGTCGGCATCGCGGACCACGATTTGATATTCATGCTGGGGGCCGTGAGATCCGCCGCCTCCGGGCGTCATGTCTCGAACGACTTCGCCTTGTTCGTTGACGTAGACGTAGGGGCCGGATTTTTCATTGCGTCCGTCCCAGCCGCCCAAGCCGATCATGCGATTGAATTCCAGCCAATTACCAAAACTGTTGTCTGCGGCATGAACGATGACCAAACCACCGCCGTTGGCAACGAATTTTTCCAAGGCCTGCTGGGTTTCTTCCGGCCAAGGTGCCGCTTTCCATCCGAAATTACTGACCACGACGTCGTAAGCGGCGAAATCCGGTTTGAAGTCTGGGTCGGGCTTCGGTTCCGACAGGTCCTGATACTCCTTGCCGTCGTCCAGCGGATACTCTTCCAACAATTTGCCACCTTTCCAGGTGAACTTGCTGCGGTTGACGTCCACCGTGAATCGTCCCGACGCTTCGTAGAAGTCACGCATCATGGCCGTCGTTTTGGGCCACGCGGTGTGATTGTTCTGGCCATCGATGATCAACAGCTTCAATTTGGTATCGTCCGCATCGGCGGCCGAAACGGTGGTCGGAGCGATGGAAAAGGACACTACAAAGGCCGCCAACGCGACGCGGGGCCATGACATCAGGCGGGGAACGGGCATCGTTGTTTTGTCATCGGGTGGGGAAAGCGGACGGGGAAGTCTACGATTGTAGTGTCTGGTGCCGACACACAATGTGATTTTGACGAGAGAGCCCTTGGATCGCCCACCCCTGCGTTTGATTGCCGCATGTTCCTTCGGACTTGAAGCGGTCGTCCGGCGCGAATTGCACACGCTTGGCATCGAGGCGGAAGTCGACGGGGACGGCCAAGTCATCTTCGAAGGCGATTGGGACACGGTCGTTCGTGCGAACCTTTGGCTGCGTTGTGCCGATCGTGTCCTGGTGTGCGTCGCCCGGTTCACGGCCCCGGATTTTGACACGCTGTTTGAAAAAACGCGGGGACTGAATTGGGGCGAATGGATTCCTGTTGACGGGCGTTTTCCCGTCACCGGTCGGTCGGTGCGATCGGAACTTTCCAGCGTTCCGGCCTGTCAACGTACCGTCAAACGCGCCATCGTCGACGCCCTGCGTCGTGACCACCAAGCCAACGATCTGGTCGAAACCGCGGCCACCTACGAAGTCAATGTCAGCCTGATCAAAGACATTGCGACGCTGACCATCGACACTTCCGGGGCCAGCCTGCATCGACGTGGATACCGGCGTGACCCATCGCGTGGACCGCTGAAAGAAACATTGGCCGCCGCCACTGTATTGCTTAGCCACTGGGAATCGGGACGCCCGTTTTGCGATCCGTTTTGCGGCACCGGAACGATTCCAATCGAAGCCGCTTGGATCGCCCGAAACATTGCACCGGGGGTGATGCGTTCGTTCGCTCTGGAGGACTGGCCGGCGATTCCCAACGACTTGCGGGGCGACTTGCGTCGCGACGCGGTCACCCTGCAAACGCCATCCGTGTCACCCACCCTGCTAGCAACCGACATCAATCCGAAAGTTCTGCGCGCCGCCCGCGACAACGCCGTTCGGGCAGGCGTCGAAGCAGACATCCATTTCGAAGCCAAAGCGTTTTCCGAATTCACCAGTCGCCGTCGGTTCGGATGTCTGATCACCCATCCGCCTGAGGGAAATCCGTCCGCGGGTTCCGGATCACGTTACCCGGTTTCGCGAGGGGGCCGGACGCCGCGACCGACGAAGTCCGATCACCGATCATCCGCCGACCGATCGGCCCGCGTGACCCGAGAATTGGATGCGTTGTTCGAAGCGTTTCCCGATGTCTTTCGGCGGTTGCCGACGTGGTCGCATTTCTTACTGACCGCGTACCCGGGGCTGGAACGTTTGTTGGGGCGAAAGGCCGATCGGCGACGCAAGTTGTACAACGGCAACGTCGCCTGCACGTTGTTTCAATTCCATGGACCCAAGCCCGTGGTCGAAGTCCGCCAGGCCGGCGCCGATGCGGAACAACCGTCTTCGGATCCAACATCCACGCCGTCCGCTGGTAACGTCGACGGGACAACAAACGAATCGAGCAAGCCCGCGGGAAAAGCACCCGAAATTCAAGCATCCGAATCACAAACTCTGGTGCACGCATCCGGCGGGGCAGCATTCGGGCAATTGCCCGAAAAGGCCCACCATCAAGCTGACCTGTTCGCCAGTCGTTTGGCCAAGCGAGCCCGGCATTTGCGCCGCTGGCCCACCAAACGCGGGATCACTTGTTATCGCTTGTACGAAAAAGACGTTCCAGAGATTCCGCTGGTTGTCGATCGGTACGAAGATTGTCTGCACATCACCGAATACGAACGTCCGCACGATCGTGATCCAGCACAGCACGCCAATTGGTTGGACTTGATGGTCGAAACCGCAGCGAAAACGCTGGACGTTGCACCGGAGAATGCGTTTTTGAAGTCGCGGCGCCGCCAACGAGGGAAGACTCAGCATGAAA harbors:
- a CDS encoding tetratricopeptide repeat protein, giving the protein MNAVPCLAQTGGNGADEVSGAQTAGRDVPVRQTIAELIEKLGHPNYVSRQRAKAALQRYGLEALDQLQQASDHPDNQIAMSVRRLIASRSIRWSGPLDPEPVRKTLTGYGSLAINDRQSRIERLADLPDEMATAALARLARFETDPRLSLFAAIALMEQPTPADLTTQRKRAKTILDTIGQSDRVASQWLRLYASDLADNQFALQQWMDLLAIHRRQLDRHADHQLDSDLLLRFVRVLSAGAAQQGHVEDALRLATANLDLVSPVPNELTDACTWALEHHLDPLVFELHRMHPSLFDKDPVLLYGVAEAHTKLGNDSLAEKFAAAALDTNPIPTDESERDELGAQEVKTRAARHLKVATDLRDRGFFRWAEREFSFVIDRFEIESIEGAMARKLLGEMHSDLFQHAQVIDVLEPLIQRLAIDGELKQRMDVRDISLVDMRALAAYHRGLLAKERGDSEAARAAFEVAFQEGYRQRIDALIAMYHLDGDDDYRRSVRQMLARETLGHERKIADADRGGKGRFMLRKNDDLLAQALNDYAWLVSNTTGDFDKALRCSQRSIELMGQRATLMDTLARCHFALGELDAAVQWQRRAVAAQPHFPPLKRQLDEFESALKDSQAADSPSPESPATP
- a CDS encoding ThuA domain-containing protein is translated as MPVPRLMSWPRVALAAFVVSFSIAPTTVSAADADDTKLKLLIIDGQNNHTAWPKTTAMMRDFYEASGRFTVDVNRSKFTWKGGKLLEEYPLDDGKEYQDLSEPKPDPDFKPDFAAYDVVVSNFGWKAAPWPEETQQALEKFVANGGGLVIVHAADNSFGNWLEFNRMIGLGGWDGRNEKSGPYVYVNEQGEVVRDMTPGGGGSHGPQHEYQIVVRDADHPITRGMPRAWLHVQDELYQKLRGPAENMHILATAYADPKYRGTGRHEPMIMTIHYGDGRVFHTPMGHDDKSFACTGFITTMLRGTEWAATGDVTLTEIPQDFPGPYESRKR
- a CDS encoding class I SAM-dependent methyltransferase produces the protein MDRPPLRLIAACSFGLEAVVRRELHTLGIEAEVDGDGQVIFEGDWDTVVRANLWLRCADRVLVCVARFTAPDFDTLFEKTRGLNWGEWIPVDGRFPVTGRSVRSELSSVPACQRTVKRAIVDALRRDHQANDLVETAATYEVNVSLIKDIATLTIDTSGASLHRRGYRRDPSRGPLKETLAAATVLLSHWESGRPFCDPFCGTGTIPIEAAWIARNIAPGVMRSFALEDWPAIPNDLRGDLRRDAVTLQTPSVSPTLLATDINPKVLRAARDNAVRAGVEADIHFEAKAFSEFTSRRRFGCLITHPPEGNPSAGSGSRYPVSRGGRTPRPTKSDHRSSADRSARVTRELDALFEAFPDVFRRLPTWSHFLLTAYPGLERLLGRKADRRRKLYNGNVACTLFQFHGPKPVVEVRQAGADAEQPSSDPTSTPSAGNVDGTTNESSKPAGKAPEIQASESQTLVHASGGAAFGQLPEKAHHQADLFASRLAKRARHLRRWPTKRGITCYRLYEKDVPEIPLVVDRYEDCLHITEYERPHDRDPAQHANWLDLMVETAAKTLDVAPENAFLKSRRRQRGKTQHEKQAVQGRRLVVQEDGLKFLVNLSDYVDTGLFLDHRVTRHMVRQQADGTRFLNLFAYTGSFSVYAAAGGAKSTTSVDLSNTYTDWATENLRLNGFESDNHRVITSDVAEFLANHPAGQCYDLVVVDPPTFSNSKRTENVWDVQRDALPLLETVIPLVRPGGVIYFSTNFRRFKFDQDALDVQSVIEISRQTVPEDYRNRRIHRCWRIVR